AACGCCTGTCCGCCTTCGTGGGCTGCACCCATGCGCTGGATGGAACCCGGGCCTGCGGCGACCATCCGCATGCGGCGCAATTCCTGATCTGTACCGGCTGCGGCCAGGTGACCGAACTGGACGATCACGGCATCCTGCACGCGCTGGTCGACGCCACGCGCACCATCGGCTTCACGGTGCGGCATTCGACCGTCGAGGCCGAAGGGCTGTGCGCCGCCTGCAGGGACGCGGCGTAGGGCGGTTTCCCGTTGCCATGGATGACGTTACAATCGAGGGCATGGTGAAGAACGGTTACAGGGTCCGGCCGACCGGGCTGAGGGCCCGCGATACGGGGCGCATGATCTTCCGGATCGACGACGCGCGGGGCCGTCCGGTGGCGCGGATCGCGGCATCGGACGCCATGCGCGCGCTGGCCCTGTTCTGGCGCCGGCGCGGCGGCCAGACCCTGGCGGACATCCTGCCGCGCCCCGGGCCGCATCACAGCCTGGGCGCCACGCTGCGACGGAGCATCGACATGGCGCGCATCCGCGCGGGCACCGGCGAATTGCCGCTGCCCGCCATCGAGACACCCGAAGCGCGCCGCAAGCCGCCCCGCGCCCGCGCCGTGCCAGCCGCCCCGCGCGCGGCGGCCGAGATCGGCCAGGACGACCTGTTCACCCGGCCTCCTGCCGCCATCCCCGAACCCGTTGCGCCGGAACCGGTTGCCCCGGCCCCGCCCCGGCGCCGGGCCGAGCATCTGGACGCCGAGTCCGTCCAACTGGCGCGCGTGCATTATCGCGGGCTGCAATCCTCGGACCCGGCCGACAGCTATCTCTACCATATCGCAACCGGGCGGGACGCCGAGGCGATGCTGCGCGACGGCCTGGCGCCCAGTCGCCGCAACCCGCTGCTGCTGACGGAACGCGGCGGCGTGCCGTACTGGCTGGCCGTCCTGGCCGACGACGCCGACATGGTCGGGGACGAGGCCGCGGATATCGCCGTCCTGCGCATGAAGCGCTTCATGATCGACGACCTGATCGAGGACGATCCGGACTCGACCCGCAGCTCGGGCAGCCCGTGCTATTTCCTGACCGGCAACGTGTAACCCAGACCAAGGATACTCCCATGGAATCAGCCATCGCCGAGATCGAGCGCGGCGGGCGCGTGGAATCGCGCCATGCCGGCACTGCCGTGGTGGTGGACGCGGCCGGCAAGGTGGTGTTTTCGCTGGGCGATATCGACCGCCCGACCTATCCGCGTTCGGCCGTCAAGGCGTTCCTGGCCCTGCCGCTGGTCGAAAGCGGCGCCGCCGGCCGGCTGGGGCTGGAGGACGAGGAACTGGCCCTGGCCTGTGCCTCGCATACCGGCGAGGCCGCGCATGTCGCCGTCGCGGCGCGGATGCTGGCGCGCACCGGGCATGACGCCGCCTGCCTGGAATGCGGCACGCACTGGCCGGTCGATGCCGATGCCGCCCATGCGCTGGCCCGCGCGGGCGGCGCGCCCTCGGCCCTGCATAACAATTGCTCGGGCAAGCATGCCGGCTTCGTCTGCCTGGCCTGCGACCAGGACCAGAAGCTGGGCGGCTACATCCATCCCGACCACCCGGTGATGCGCGAGGTCACGGCGGCGCTGGCCGACGTGACGGGGGCCGCGCACGGCCCGGACAACATGGGCATCGACGGCTGTTCGATCCCGACCTACGCCATTCCGCTGCGCGCGCTGGCGCACGGCTTCGCCCGGTTCGGCACCGGGCACGGGCTGGGCCCCGAACGGGCACGGGCGGCGGCACGCCTGCGCGCCGCCGTGGCCGCGGCGCCCTTCATGGTCGGCGGCACCGGTCGCTTCGACAGTGTGCTGATGCAGGAAATGGGCCCCGCCGTGTTCAGCAAGATGGGGGCCGAGGGCATCATGGCTGCCAGCCTGCCGGACCAGGGGCTGGGCATCGCGGTGAAGTGCCATGACGGTGCCCCCCGCGCGGCCGAGGTCGCGATGGCCGCCCTGCTGATGCGCTTCCTCGGCCCGGACGCCCGCGACAATCCGGTGCTGCGGGGCCTGGCGCAGCATGACCTGCGCAACTGGAACGGCATGACGGTCGGACGGGTCCGCGCCGCCGGCCCGATGCATCCGGACCATCGTCCCTGAACGGATCAGGACACCCCGAACGTCCCCGCATACAACGCCAGGACACCCGCGACATCCACGTCCACCGCCACGGCCCGCGCCGGAAACGCGTCCCACGCGGCGGTGGGGGGGCAGGGAAAACCGTCGGGCTTCTGAATGGTCTGGCCGTCCGCCAGTCCCCCGCAGACCACCCGGACCGGTCCGTGGCGCAGGGTGAACAAATGGGGCGCCATGGCATGGATCACCGCCAGGCTGTCATGCGCGAAGATCCCCGCCAGCCCGCGCGAGCGCTCGTGAAACGCCTGGTAGAAGCGTGACACCCCGCGCAGGAAGGCGCCGTCCGCTCCGCCCTGCGCGCCCAGCCGGTCCAGGTAGGCCGCGTCCATCACCACCTGCTGCGTCACGTCCAGCCCCAGGATCGACACCGGCCAGGGCGCGGTCATGACCTGATCCGCGGCTTCGGGGTCGGACAGGATGTTGGCCTCGGCCACCGGGGACATGTTGCCGGTATGGCCGTGCATGCCGAACGCCCCGCCCATCAGGCTGACGCCGGCCACCAGTCCGGCAATGGCGGGGTCATGCCGCAGTGCCAGCGCCAGGTTGGTCAGCGGCCCGACCGCGATCAGCGTGACCTGGTGGGGATAGGCGCGCACCAGGTCGACGATGACCTGCCAGGCGGGGCGGGGATCGGCGGTACGGTCCAG
This genomic stretch from Gluconacetobacter diazotrophicus PA1 5 harbors:
- a CDS encoding asparaginase, with the translated sequence MESAIAEIERGGRVESRHAGTAVVVDAAGKVVFSLGDIDRPTYPRSAVKAFLALPLVESGAAGRLGLEDEELALACASHTGEAAHVAVAARMLARTGHDAACLECGTHWPVDADAAHALARAGGAPSALHNNCSGKHAGFVCLACDQDQKLGGYIHPDHPVMREVTAALADVTGAAHGPDNMGIDGCSIPTYAIPLRALAHGFARFGTGHGLGPERARAAARLRAAVAAAPFMVGGTGRFDSVLMQEMGPAVFSKMGAEGIMAASLPDQGLGIAVKCHDGAPRAAEVAMAALLMRFLGPDARDNPVLRGLAQHDLRNWNGMTVGRVRAAGPMHPDHRP
- a CDS encoding nucleoside hydrolase — encoded protein: MKVIFDTDPGVDDAMALRFLTRRPEFELLAITTVHGNLDVDTVTRNALWLAGWMGLSVPVARGAEAPLCRDAGRGAPHVHGAGGLGDLTLPDPLDRTADPRPAWQVIVDLVRAYPHQVTLIAVGPLTNLALALRHDPAIAGLVAGVSLMGGAFGMHGHTGNMSPVAEANILSDPEAADQVMTAPWPVSILGLDVTQQVVMDAAYLDRLGAQGGADGAFLRGVSRFYQAFHERSRGLAGIFAHDSLAVIHAMAPHLFTLRHGPVRVVCGGLADGQTIQKPDGFPCPPTAAWDAFPARAVAVDVDVAGVLALYAGTFGVS